The genomic region CACCTTGCTGGCCAGGATCGGGGCCAGCAGCCGAACGTCGGCCAACGGCCAGGAACGACCCGTGAAAGTGGGGTTGCGCGAGAGATACTGCTCGGCGATCTCGCGGCACACGGCATCGGAGTTCGGATCGCCCTCGATGACTACGAAGGCGACCCCGTCTGGACTGGCAATTCGACCGAGGCGCATGGCCTCAGCCTAATGACGCGCGGGCGACGTCCTTAATCAGCCCGCGAACTGGGCAGCCAGGAACGGGGTGGAGTCCGGCAGCGACGCCAACACCGCCCCGGAGTGGTCAGCGTCGGGGTAGACCTTCAGCGTCACGTCCTGGCCGTTGGCCACCAGCTGATCGGCGAACTGCAGCGTCAACTTCGGCGGCACGTCGGTGTCCTTGGAGCCCACCCCAAGAAAGATCGGCCGGTCATATCCACTGACCGCGGTGCCCATGTAGGCGTCCAGCGCCTCGGCGATCCCAGGCAGCGACGCCAGCGGTGCGCGGAAGAAGTCGGTCGGCGTCATGTGTTCCAGCGCCCGGTCCAGATCGGATTTGCACAGCGTCTCGCCCTTTCCGACCGCATCCAGACCAGCAGGGGTGAGCACGCTGTTCACGTCGATGTCGGGTCGCGCATCGCGCAAACCGGCGAGGATGTAGGCGGTGTAGCTGTTGGCCGCGGGTCCGGTGCCCGCAGGCAGGGCCATGTCCGGCCCGGCGGTCTTGACGATGCTCTGGACGTTGGCCGGTGTGCCGGTCGCCACCACCCCGCGAAAGTCCAGGCCGGTGCCGCGACTGAACTCGGTGGCGCGCCGGGCGGTGTCGACCGCGCCCGCACCACCCTGGGACTGGCCGACGACAGCCCACTTCGGCGACAGTGGCAGGCCCATCTCGTGCATGGCGATCACGGAGTCCACCACGCTGTGCGCGGTGGCGGTGCTGTTCAGGTAGCTCATCAAACCGGGCGTCCCGAGACCCGCGTAATCGGAGCCGACGATGGCGTAGCCCTGCTCAAGCCAGTGCGACAGATACTCGTCATCACGCTCACTGCGGGGCTGCGCCGAGGGCGCGCAATCGTCGCCGAGCCCCACCGTGCCGTGTGCCCATGCGATGACCGGCCAGCCGCCGGCGGGGGCGATACCGTGCGGCACAAACACCGCGGCCGTGCTGACCGCTGGCGAGTTGTGTTGGTCGATAGTGGAATACAGGATCCGGTATGCCGCAGCGGCACCCGACACCGACAGTGCCGGCTCAAGTGGCACCGACGCGATGAGGCCGCCGGGAGCCGGGATCGGTCCATCGTGGAAGCGGGCGTCGAGGCCCGACCAGTTCGGCTCCGCGGCCACCGCCACCGGTGCCACACCAATCGCCATCACGAACGCCAACGCCACGCAGGTCACCCATCTCCACATCACCGGGACAGACTAACCACACACAATGCGTCTCAAATATTGAGACATAAGTTCGATATTTTGGGATGGCGTGGCACGATGCCGACATGACGATTTCGTCGATCGGGACGGCTCGCCGCTGGTCCATGCTCGTCATCGCACTGACCTCGACAACGTGCGCGAACGTGTTCATCAACGGCGCGGCATTTCTCATCCCCACCCTGCACGCCGACCGCGGCCTCGATCTCGCCAAAGCCGGTCTCCTGTCGTCGATGCCAAGCTTCGGACTGGTCATCACGCTGATCGCGTGGGGTTACCTGGTCGATAGATTCGGTGAGCGGATCGTGCTGACGGTGGGCTCGGCACTGACAGCCGCGGCCGCGTTCGCCGCGGCATCCGCTGACTCCCTCATCGCCGTCGGCGCGTTTCTGCTGCTCGGCGGTATGGCCGCAGCCAGCAGCAATTCAGCCAGCGGCCGCCTCGTGGTCGGCTGGTTCCCACCCGAACAGCGCGGGCTGGTCATGGGCATCCGGCAGACCGCCACCCCGCTCGGCGTCGGCCTGGGCGCGTTGGTCATACCGCGCCTGGCCGAATCCCACGGCGTCACCGTCGCCCTGCTGTTTCCCGCGGCGGTGTGCGCGTTGGCCGCTGTGATGTGCGCACTCGGTGTCATCGATCCGCCGCGCCCGCCGCGGCACGAGGCCCCGAAGGAGCACCTCGCCAATCCCTACCGCGGCTCATCTCTGCTGTGGCGTATCCATGCCGTCTCGGTACTTCTGGTGGTACCCCAGGCCGTGCTGTGGACGTTCATGCTGGTGTGGTTGATGACCGACCGTGGCTGGACGGCCGCGTCGGCAGGCCTGCTCGTGACGATCACCCAGGTTCTCGGCGCGGCAGGGCGGATCGCCGCCGGGCGGTGGTCAGATGTCACCGGGTCGCGGCTCAAACCCATCAGGGCCATCGCGGCGGCCGCCGCCACAGCCATGGCGCTGCTGGCCCTCACCGACTGGCTCCATTCACCGATCAGCGTTGCGTTGATCGTCATCGCCTCGGTTATCACGGTGTCCGACAACGGCTTGGCATTCACCGCCATCGCCGAGATCGCGGGCCCGTTCTGGAGCGGACGCGCGCTGGGCACCCAGAACACCAGCCAGCACCTGGCGTCGGCAATCGCCTCACCGCTCTTCGGCGCCGTGATCTCAGTGTT from Mycolicibacterium sp. YH-1 harbors:
- a CDS encoding S9 family peptidase, which gives rise to MWRWVTCVALAFVMAIGVAPVAVAAEPNWSGLDARFHDGPIPAPGGLIASVPLEPALSVSGAAAAYRILYSTIDQHNSPAVSTAAVFVPHGIAPAGGWPVIAWAHGTVGLGDDCAPSAQPRSERDDEYLSHWLEQGYAIVGSDYAGLGTPGLMSYLNSTATAHSVVDSVIAMHEMGLPLSPKWAVVGQSQGGAGAVDTARRATEFSRGTGLDFRGVVATGTPANVQSIVKTAGPDMALPAGTGPAANSYTAYILAGLRDARPDIDVNSVLTPAGLDAVGKGETLCKSDLDRALEHMTPTDFFRAPLASLPGIAEALDAYMGTAVSGYDRPIFLGVGSKDTDVPPKLTLQFADQLVANGQDVTLKVYPDADHSGAVLASLPDSTPFLAAQFAG
- a CDS encoding MFS transporter; the encoded protein is MTISSIGTARRWSMLVIALTSTTCANVFINGAAFLIPTLHADRGLDLAKAGLLSSMPSFGLVITLIAWGYLVDRFGERIVLTVGSALTAAAAFAAASADSLIAVGAFLLLGGMAAASSNSASGRLVVGWFPPEQRGLVMGIRQTATPLGVGLGALVIPRLAESHGVTVALLFPAAVCALAAVMCALGVIDPPRPPRHEAPKEHLANPYRGSSLLWRIHAVSVLLVVPQAVLWTFMLVWLMTDRGWTAASAGLLVTITQVLGAAGRIAAGRWSDVTGSRLKPIRAIAAAAATAMALLALTDWLHSPISVALIVIASVITVSDNGLAFTAIAEIAGPFWSGRALGTQNTSQHLASAIASPLFGAVISVLGFPAAFAVSAMLPLAALPLVPDDPASVK